A stretch of the Streptosporangium sp. NBC_01755 genome encodes the following:
- a CDS encoding TetR/AcrR family transcriptional regulator, with product MTSIRHNAAAESGDQVLDAAREVVLAVGVRRATLTDVARRAGVSRMTIYRHWPDMRTLVADLMTREWVRVAGRFATEDPVTAAVAVVRALRDHPLWRKIVEVDPELLLPYLLDRRGSSHEAMLGLVESAITAGQELGTVRGGDAARLARAVLLTAQSFLLSGPTMLDPLTRDDLDAELATLLERYLRP from the coding sequence ATGACGTCCATTCGTCACAATGCGGCCGCGGAGAGCGGCGACCAGGTCCTCGACGCCGCCCGCGAGGTGGTCCTCGCGGTGGGGGTGCGGCGGGCCACACTCACCGACGTGGCTCGCCGGGCCGGGGTGTCCCGCATGACGATCTACCGCCACTGGCCCGACATGCGCACTCTCGTCGCCGACCTGATGACCCGCGAGTGGGTGCGCGTCGCCGGCCGATTCGCCACCGAGGATCCGGTCACCGCGGCGGTGGCGGTGGTGCGGGCGCTGCGTGATCACCCGCTCTGGCGAAAGATCGTCGAGGTCGATCCCGAGCTGCTCCTGCCCTACCTGCTCGATCGCCGGGGCTCAAGCCACGAGGCCATGCTCGGCCTCGTCGAGTCGGCGATCACCGCAGGACAGGAGCTCGGCACCGTGCGCGGCGGTGACGCGGCGAGGCTGGCCAGGGCCGTGCTGCTGACGGCCCAGTCGTTCCTGCTCTCCGGCCCCACCATGCTCGACCCGCTCACCAGGGACGATCTGGACGCCGAGCTCGCCACGCTCCTGGAAAGGTACCTGCGACCGTGA
- a CDS encoding glycerol-3-phosphate dehydrogenase/oxidase encodes MKSSLNAARRARELAEVRDLVVDVLVVGLGATGAGAALDAASRGLSVAAIDAHDLAFGTSRWSSKMIHGGLRYLARGQVGVAYESAVERGHLLGRIAPHLVRAQPYLLPLVPAVSRRHAALVMTGYRLGEGLRIAAHTPRHLLPGPSRISAQQALALASPLDSRGLRGALLSWDGRLTDDARLVVSVARTAARWGARVLTRCRALAVSGEGALVRDELGGDAFTLRARTVVNATGVWAAGLHPGIRMRPSRGTHLVLRPETLPGMAAGLHVPIPGESNRFALVLPQPDGRVYVGLTDEPVDGPVPDIPQAPEEDVTFLLTVLNSVLEEPIRREDVAGTYAGLRPLLAADGHTADLSRKHALLAMPDGMVTVVGGKLTTYRRMAEDAVDRAVSLGGLKAGRSRTARLPLVGAVSPDRGNGRGTDRLLERYGSEAGALRALMAREPWLAEAGPTGVTGAELVWAVRHEGALDVDDLLDRRTRIGLVPSDREAALPLARAALAY; translated from the coding sequence GTGAAATCCTCTCTCAACGCCGCCCGCCGCGCCCGCGAGCTCGCCGAGGTCCGCGACCTCGTGGTGGACGTGCTGGTGGTGGGGCTGGGCGCGACCGGTGCCGGGGCGGCACTCGACGCGGCCTCCCGAGGCCTCTCCGTGGCCGCGATCGACGCCCACGACCTGGCGTTCGGGACCTCCAGGTGGAGCTCAAAGATGATCCACGGCGGGCTCCGCTATCTGGCCAGGGGACAGGTCGGGGTGGCGTACGAGAGCGCGGTGGAGCGCGGCCACCTGCTCGGCCGCATCGCGCCGCACCTGGTCAGGGCCCAGCCCTACCTGCTGCCGCTGGTCCCCGCGGTCTCCCGCCGTCACGCGGCGCTGGTGATGACCGGGTACCGGCTCGGCGAGGGGCTGCGGATCGCGGCGCACACGCCCCGGCACCTCCTTCCCGGCCCCTCGCGCATCTCCGCCCAGCAGGCGCTCGCCCTCGCCTCTCCGCTGGACTCGCGCGGGCTGCGCGGCGCCCTGCTGTCGTGGGACGGGCGTCTGACCGACGACGCCCGCCTGGTGGTCTCCGTGGCCAGGACCGCCGCCCGGTGGGGGGCGAGGGTGCTGACCCGCTGCCGGGCGTTGGCGGTGTCCGGCGAGGGCGCGCTGGTCCGCGACGAGCTCGGCGGGGACGCCTTCACCCTCCGGGCCAGAACGGTGGTCAACGCCACCGGGGTCTGGGCCGCCGGGCTCCACCCGGGCATCCGGATGCGCCCCTCGCGCGGCACCCATCTGGTGCTGCGACCCGAGACGCTGCCGGGCATGGCCGCGGGGCTGCACGTGCCGATCCCCGGCGAGAGCAACCGGTTCGCGCTGGTGCTCCCCCAGCCCGACGGACGGGTCTACGTCGGCCTCACCGACGAGCCGGTGGACGGCCCGGTCCCGGACATCCCGCAGGCGCCGGAGGAGGACGTGACCTTCCTGCTCACCGTCCTGAACTCCGTGCTGGAGGAGCCGATACGGCGCGAGGACGTCGCCGGTACCTACGCGGGGCTGCGGCCGCTGCTCGCCGCCGACGGCCACACCGCCGACCTGTCCAGAAAGCACGCGCTACTGGCCATGCCGGACGGGATGGTGACGGTCGTGGGCGGCAAGCTGACCACGTACCGGCGGATGGCCGAGGACGCGGTCGACCGGGCGGTGTCGCTGGGCGGGCTCAAGGCGGGCCGGAGCCGCACCGCGAGGTTGCCCCTCGTCGGGGCCGTCAGCCCGGACAGGGGGAACGGCAGGGGGACGGACCGGCTGCTGGAGCGGTACGGGAGCGAGGCGGGCGCCCTGCGGGCGCTGATGGCCCGCGAGCCATGGCTGGCCGAGGCCGGCCCGACCGGGGTCACGGGGGCCGAGCTCGTCTGGGCGGTCAGGCACGAGGGCGCCCTGGACGTGGACGACCTCCTCGACCGGCGGACCAGGATCGGCCTCGTCCCCTCCGACCGCGAGGCCGCCCTCCCCCTGGCTCGCGCGGCACTGGCCTACTGA
- a CDS encoding sucrase ferredoxin — protein sequence MITGGGASMADTAGKGCAHPRGCHTGELPVHASATVGARFWLLIEHSGPWASHLEDCKLPEGVHTLIKRATRLGVRSQLIRRPGRRNPVETGIHVMVANSVTAEPWIAEGVVAGPDDLDLDSVVAGVVPESCILVSEPVFLVCTHAKRNACCARIGLPLARSLAKSLPDTVWETSHVGGDRYAANLVCLPHGLYYGSMSQAAAIAAANAYRSGEIILDRFRGRAGIPEPLQAAEHFIRIHTGELSVDGVAVESSRSDGAVTEVFVRGSGARFRVVVEPMTLTTPCGTACADTITTYRLVALDRLTPVLYATSALT from the coding sequence GTGATCACGGGCGGTGGCGCGAGCATGGCGGATACGGCGGGCAAGGGATGCGCGCATCCCCGGGGCTGCCATACCGGCGAACTGCCGGTCCACGCCAGCGCGACCGTCGGAGCCCGCTTCTGGCTGCTGATCGAGCACTCCGGCCCCTGGGCCTCCCACCTCGAAGACTGCAAACTTCCTGAGGGCGTTCACACTCTTATCAAACGGGCCACGCGGCTCGGCGTCCGGTCCCAGTTGATCCGCCGCCCGGGTCGCAGAAACCCCGTGGAAACCGGCATTCACGTCATGGTCGCCAACTCCGTCACCGCCGAACCATGGATCGCCGAGGGCGTCGTCGCAGGTCCAGACGATCTTGACCTTGACAGCGTGGTGGCCGGAGTGGTCCCGGAGTCCTGCATACTTGTGAGTGAGCCGGTTTTTCTGGTCTGCACGCATGCCAAGCGCAACGCGTGCTGCGCCCGCATTGGACTACCCCTGGCTAGGTCCTTGGCAAAATCATTGCCGGACACAGTATGGGAAACATCACATGTTGGCGGCGATCGATACGCCGCCAACCTCGTGTGCTTGCCACACGGGCTTTACTACGGCAGCATGTCTCAGGCTGCTGCGATCGCGGCAGCCAACGCGTACCGGTCCGGCGAGATCATTCTCGACCGTTTCCGGGGACGCGCAGGCATCCCTGAGCCACTGCAAGCCGCTGAGCATTTCATCCGCATTCATACGGGCGAACTCTCGGTTGACGGAGTGGCCGTGGAATCCTCCAGGTCAGACGGCGCCGTCACCGAGGTATTTGTGCGCGGTAGTGGCGCTCGTTTTCGGGTAGTGGTTGAACCCATGACGCTGACAACGCCATGTGGTACGGCTTGCGCCGATACGATCACTACCTACCGGCTGGTAGCGCTGGACAGGCTCACCCCTGTGCTGTACGCCACGTCCGCGCTGACCTGA
- a CDS encoding WhiB family transcriptional regulator, with translation MSQVRRQTARPRPSWGWQDDAACRGEDLVLFFGPDGERQPERDIRERKAKAICAQCPVRAECLDYALSRPEKYGTWGGLNEDERASERRRRMRRAASAGISAVA, from the coding sequence ATGTCTCAGGTACGTCGGCAGACCGCCCGGCCTCGGCCCAGCTGGGGCTGGCAGGATGACGCCGCGTGCCGGGGCGAGGACCTCGTGCTCTTCTTCGGTCCCGACGGTGAGCGTCAGCCCGAGCGTGACATCCGCGAACGTAAGGCCAAGGCGATCTGCGCCCAATGCCCCGTTCGCGCCGAGTGCCTGGACTACGCGCTGTCCCGTCCGGAGAAGTACGGCACCTGGGGCGGTCTGAACGAGGACGAGCGCGCCTCCGAGCGTCGCCGTCGTATGCGCCGCGCCGCCAGCGCCGGCATCAGCGCCGTCGCCTGA
- the rsgA gene encoding ribosome small subunit-dependent GTPase A: MSSPFISSSAALTALGWTDFFAAELPAGLTPARVSRVDRGAAEVLTASGRLRADYGARVRREAAADPVALPCVGDWAGLRRLAEGRFELEALLPRRTAFVRGGVGRVSRSGLSGDSQGQVLAANVDVVFVAEPALHATDTADLGRIERLLALAWESGGRPVVLVTKSDLIGEGLDFLLKEVATAAPGVDVHPVCSVTGEGVGIVRGYLEGTRTAVVLGASGAGKSTLVNALAGEGAMETQQVRSGDGRGRHTTVHRELIPLAGGGLIIDTPGIRRIGLYDMGEGVDMVFSDLEELAERCRFGDCRHDSEPGCAVLAAIEDGTLPERRLESWNKLQREAAWMASRSDARLRKELQNKWKVIHREMRKPGRSRP; this comes from the coding sequence TTGTCTTCGCCATTCATCTCTTCATCGGCCGCTCTCACCGCGCTCGGCTGGACCGACTTCTTCGCCGCCGAACTCCCCGCCGGTCTGACTCCCGCCCGGGTGTCCCGCGTCGATCGCGGTGCCGCCGAGGTGCTGACCGCCTCCGGCCGTCTCCGGGCCGACTACGGTGCCCGGGTGCGGCGTGAGGCCGCCGCAGATCCGGTGGCCCTGCCCTGCGTCGGTGACTGGGCCGGGCTCCGCCGGCTGGCCGAGGGCCGCTTCGAGCTGGAGGCGCTTCTGCCCCGGCGCACCGCGTTCGTGCGCGGCGGTGTCGGCCGGGTCTCCAGGAGCGGGCTCTCCGGTGACTCCCAGGGGCAGGTGCTCGCCGCCAACGTCGATGTCGTCTTCGTCGCCGAGCCCGCACTGCACGCCACGGACACCGCCGATCTGGGCAGGATCGAGCGGCTGCTCGCGCTCGCCTGGGAGAGCGGGGGCCGTCCCGTGGTGCTCGTCACCAAGTCCGACCTGATCGGCGAGGGGCTCGACTTCCTGCTGAAGGAGGTGGCCACGGCTGCGCCGGGGGTGGATGTGCACCCGGTCTGCTCCGTCACCGGGGAGGGGGTCGGTATCGTCCGCGGCTATCTTGAGGGCACGCGCACCGCGGTGGTGCTCGGGGCCTCCGGCGCGGGCAAGTCCACGCTCGTCAACGCCCTGGCGGGGGAGGGTGCCATGGAGACCCAGCAGGTCAGGTCCGGCGACGGCCGGGGGCGTCACACCACTGTGCACCGCGAGCTCATCCCGCTGGCGGGAGGCGGGCTGATCATCGACACGCCGGGTATCCGCCGCATCGGCCTGTACGACATGGGCGAGGGCGTGGACATGGTCTTCTCCGACCTGGAGGAGCTCGCCGAGCGCTGCAGGTTCGGCGACTGCCGGCACGACAGCGAGCCGGGCTGTGCGGTGCTCGCCGCGATCGAGGACGGCACGCTTCCCGAGCGGCGGCTGGAGAGCTGGAACAAGCTGCAGAGGGAGGCCGCGTGGATGGCCTCTCGGAGTGACGCGCGGCTTCGCAAGGAACTGCAGAACAAGTGGAAGGTCATCCACAGGGAGATGCGGAAGCCGGGCCGTAGCAGGCCGTGA
- the glyA gene encoding serine hydroxymethyltransferase, producing MSALSSVDPQIAELIKAEERRQADTVKLIASENYVSKAVLEATGTVLTNKYSEGYPGKRYYEGQQVIDQIETIAIDRAKSLFGVNHANVQPYSGSPANLAIYLAFLKPGETVMGMGLPFGGHLTHGWSVSATGKWFNPVRYGVRKDTGRVDMDEVREIALRERPKVIFCGGTAIPRTIDFPAFAEIAREVGAVLAADIAHIAGLVAGGAHPSPVGYADVISTTTHKTLRGPRGAMLMATSDEHATALNKAVFPGLQGGPHNHTTAAIAVALKEAATDEFRDYARQVVLNAKALAEELSSRGFDLVSGGTDNHLILFDLSPKGIGGKPAAQALDKAGLETNYNTVPFDTRKPFDPSGIRIGTAGVTSRGMGVAEMRQIGAWIDQVVTALAKDEDEAKHVITRVHGEVRELTSHFPAPGM from the coding sequence ATGAGTGCTCTTTCCAGCGTGGATCCGCAGATCGCCGAGCTCATCAAGGCCGAGGAGCGGCGGCAGGCCGACACGGTCAAGCTGATCGCTTCGGAGAACTACGTCTCCAAGGCCGTCCTTGAGGCCACGGGCACCGTCCTCACCAACAAGTATTCCGAGGGCTATCCCGGCAAGCGTTACTACGAGGGCCAGCAGGTCATCGACCAGATCGAGACCATCGCCATCGACAGGGCCAAGTCCCTGTTCGGGGTGAACCACGCCAACGTCCAGCCCTACTCGGGCTCGCCCGCCAACCTCGCGATCTACCTGGCCTTCCTGAAGCCGGGCGAGACCGTGATGGGCATGGGCCTGCCCTTCGGCGGCCACCTGACCCACGGCTGGTCGGTCTCGGCCACCGGTAAGTGGTTCAACCCGGTCCGCTACGGGGTTCGCAAGGACACCGGACGCGTCGACATGGACGAGGTGCGCGAGATCGCCCTCCGTGAGCGACCCAAGGTGATCTTCTGTGGTGGTACCGCGATCCCGCGCACCATCGACTTCCCGGCCTTCGCCGAGATCGCCCGCGAGGTCGGGGCCGTGCTCGCCGCGGACATCGCGCACATCGCGGGCCTGGTGGCCGGTGGCGCCCACCCGTCGCCGGTCGGTTACGCGGACGTCATCTCCACCACCACCCACAAGACCCTGCGCGGGCCCAGGGGCGCCATGCTCATGGCCACCTCCGACGAGCACGCCACCGCCCTCAACAAGGCGGTCTTCCCCGGCCTGCAGGGCGGCCCGCACAACCACACCACCGCGGCCATCGCGGTGGCGCTGAAGGAGGCGGCGACCGACGAGTTCAGGGACTACGCCCGCCAGGTCGTCCTGAACGCCAAGGCGCTGGCCGAGGAGCTCAGCAGCCGCGGCTTCGACCTGGTCTCCGGTGGCACCGACAACCACCTCATCCTGTTCGACCTGAGCCCCAAGGGCATCGGCGGTAAGCCCGCCGCCCAGGCCCTGGACAAGGCGGGTCTGGAGACCAACTACAACACCGTGCCGTTCGACACGCGCAAGCCGTTCGACCCGTCGGGCATCCGCATCGGCACCGCGGGCGTGACCAGCCGCGGCATGGGCGTCGCCGAGATGCGGCAGATCGGCGCCTGGATCGACCAGGTCGTCACCGCCCTGGCCAAGGACGAGGACGAGGCCAAGCACGTCATCACCCGAGTGCACGGCGAGGTCAGGGAGCTCACCTCCCACTTCCCGGCCCCAGGCATGTGA
- a CDS encoding YihY/virulence factor BrkB family protein, with the protein MTSTDAPAQRPGPKRRPSRGLGTWLREGLGWIRGMDVWARLPALLAWIRGTDLWALVTATTNAGVTYRVTGLAGEAAFFALLSLPPFMLGLVGVLGQLTRVFGPETVKNVSDWIDQQAHLLFTDNAVDTVVTPLIEDVLKPEKQVSLISLGFLLALWSGSRALFVYVDLISVAYGLGEERGIIRTRLMSFGFYLAGLLIGLVVMPVLVLGPAALRGALPADYAALVDVLYWPVVVIGSVIFLTLLYHVSVPVRTRWWRELPGAVLALVIWIACAAVLRAVLAAWFSPVSIYGSLAAPIAVLMWLYITALAVLIGATLNAEVDRLWPVDGAGRASRTG; encoded by the coding sequence ATGACGTCCACTGATGCCCCTGCCCAGCGGCCCGGGCCCAAACGGCGCCCCTCGCGCGGGCTCGGGACATGGCTGCGCGAGGGGCTCGGGTGGATTCGCGGTATGGACGTCTGGGCCCGGCTGCCGGCGCTGCTCGCGTGGATTCGCGGAACCGACCTGTGGGCGCTGGTCACCGCCACCACGAACGCGGGTGTCACCTACCGGGTCACCGGCCTGGCGGGGGAGGCGGCCTTCTTCGCGCTGCTGTCGCTGCCGCCGTTCATGCTCGGCCTGGTCGGCGTGCTCGGTCAGCTGACCCGGGTGTTCGGCCCCGAGACCGTCAAGAACGTCAGTGACTGGATCGACCAGCAGGCCCACCTGCTGTTCACGGACAACGCCGTCGACACCGTCGTCACCCCGCTCATCGAGGACGTGCTGAAACCCGAGAAGCAGGTCTCGCTGATCTCCCTGGGCTTTCTGCTCGCGCTCTGGTCGGGCTCGCGGGCGCTGTTCGTCTACGTCGACCTGATCTCGGTCGCCTACGGTCTCGGCGAGGAGCGGGGCATCATCCGCACCCGCCTGATGTCCTTCGGGTTCTATCTCGCGGGCCTGCTGATCGGGCTGGTGGTGATGCCCGTGCTCGTTCTCGGCCCCGCCGCGCTGCGCGGCGCCCTGCCGGCCGACTACGCCGCGCTGGTCGACGTCCTCTACTGGCCGGTGGTCGTCATCGGTTCGGTGATCTTCCTCACCCTGCTCTACCACGTGAGCGTGCCCGTACGCACGCGCTGGTGGCGCGAGCTGCCCGGAGCGGTGCTCGCGCTCGTCATCTGGATCGCCTGCGCCGCCGTGCTGCGCGCGGTGCTCGCCGCCTGGTTCTCCCCGGTCTCCATCTACGGCTCGCTCGCCGCGCCCATCGCCGTGCTGATGTGGCTCTACATCACCGCGCTGGCCGTGCTCATCGGGGCCACGCTCAACGCCGAGGTCGACCGGCTCTGGCCGGTCGACGGCGCAGGTCGCGCCAGCCGCACGGGTTAG
- a CDS encoding putative leader peptide, with protein MPADPLLVVRRHVDLLRVRSAICCDVR; from the coding sequence ATGCCAGCGGACCCATTGCTCGTCGTGCGACGCCACGTCGACCTCCTGCGTGTCCGCAGCGCCATCTGTTGTGACGTCCGTTAA
- a CDS encoding nitrite/sulfite reductase, whose amino-acid sequence MTTPARPVNRHHKRPRGEGQWALGYREPLNKNEENKKNDDGLNVRQRIIDVYSKHGFDSIDPSDLRGRMRWFGLYTQRKPGIDGGKTAILEPEELDDRYFMLRVRIDGGRLNLAQLRVIADISNLYGRGTADVTDRQNIQLHWIEIEAVPDIWKRLESVGLSTTEACGDTPRVILGCPLAGIDTDEVLDGSAQVQEIYDTYIGDPAFSNLPRKFKSAVSGCPAHCTVHEINDVAFVGVVNEKGERGFDLWVGGGLSTNPMLGKRLGVFLTPEQVAPAYGGVIGIFRDYGYRRLRHRARIKFLINDWGAEKFREILETEYLGHALPDGPAPEQPRGGRRDHVGVFPQKDGNFYVGFAPKVGRLDGDRLHLIADIAERHGSNRVHTTVEQKMVILDVAPDQVDSLVAELEAGDLQVNPSTFRRQTMACTGIEFCKLAIVETKATAADLIDELEQRLPDFKNPLTINVNGCPNSCARIQVADIGLKGQLVVNDKGEQVEGFQVHLGGSLGVNPGFGRKVRGLKTTSEELPDYVERVLRNFEEQKKDDDETFSDWVQRADDADLK is encoded by the coding sequence ATGACGACCCCGGCCCGGCCGGTCAACCGACACCACAAGCGCCCGCGCGGCGAAGGTCAGTGGGCTCTCGGTTACCGCGAACCGTTGAACAAGAACGAGGAGAACAAGAAGAACGATGACGGGCTCAACGTCCGTCAGCGGATCATCGACGTCTACTCCAAACACGGCTTCGACTCCATCGACCCCTCCGACCTGCGCGGCCGGATGCGCTGGTTCGGGCTCTACACCCAGCGCAAGCCCGGGATCGACGGCGGCAAGACCGCGATCCTGGAGCCGGAGGAGCTCGACGACCGCTACTTCATGCTCCGGGTCAGGATCGACGGTGGCCGGCTCAACCTGGCGCAGCTGCGCGTCATCGCCGACATCTCCAACCTCTACGGCCGGGGCACCGCCGACGTCACCGACCGGCAGAACATCCAGCTCCACTGGATCGAGATCGAGGCCGTCCCGGACATCTGGAAGCGCCTTGAGTCGGTGGGCCTGTCCACCACGGAGGCCTGTGGCGACACCCCGCGCGTCATCCTGGGCTGCCCGCTGGCCGGGATCGACACCGACGAGGTCCTCGACGGTTCCGCGCAGGTCCAGGAGATCTACGACACATACATCGGCGACCCCGCCTTCTCCAACCTGCCGCGTAAGTTCAAGTCGGCGGTGAGCGGGTGCCCGGCGCACTGCACCGTGCACGAGATCAACGATGTGGCGTTCGTGGGCGTCGTGAACGAGAAGGGCGAGCGGGGCTTCGACCTGTGGGTGGGCGGCGGCCTGTCCACCAACCCGATGCTCGGCAAGCGGCTGGGGGTCTTCCTCACCCCCGAGCAGGTCGCCCCCGCCTACGGCGGCGTGATCGGCATCTTCCGCGACTACGGCTACCGCCGTCTGCGGCACCGTGCCCGGATCAAGTTCCTGATCAACGACTGGGGCGCGGAGAAGTTCAGGGAGATCCTGGAAACGGAGTACCTCGGCCACGCCCTGCCCGACGGCCCCGCGCCCGAGCAGCCGCGCGGCGGCCGCAGGGACCACGTGGGCGTCTTCCCGCAGAAGGACGGCAACTTCTATGTCGGCTTCGCGCCGAAGGTGGGCCGCCTCGACGGCGACAGGCTGCACCTGATCGCCGACATCGCCGAGCGGCACGGTTCCAACCGGGTGCACACCACCGTCGAGCAGAAGATGGTCATCCTCGACGTGGCGCCCGACCAGGTCGACAGCCTCGTCGCCGAGCTGGAGGCCGGCGACCTGCAGGTCAACCCCTCCACCTTCCGCCGCCAGACCATGGCGTGCACCGGGATCGAGTTCTGCAAGCTGGCCATCGTCGAGACCAAGGCCACCGCGGCCGACCTGATCGACGAGCTGGAGCAGCGGCTGCCCGATTTCAAGAACCCGCTGACCATCAACGTCAACGGCTGCCCCAACTCCTGCGCGCGCATCCAGGTCGCCGACATCGGCCTGAAGGGCCAGCTCGTCGTCAACGACAAGGGCGAGCAGGTCGAGGGCTTCCAGGTGCACCTGGGCGGCTCGCTGGGCGTCAACCCGGGCTTCGGCCGCAAGGTCCGCGGCCTGAAGACCACCTCCGAGGAGCTTCCCGACTACGTGGAGCGGGTGCTGCGCAACTTCGAGGAGCAGAAGAAGGACGACGACGAGACCTTCTCCGACTGGGTGCAGCGCGCCGACGACGCGGACCTGAAGTGA
- a CDS encoding Insertion element protein, with amino-acid sequence MSERAVPFHCPYCGEEDLEPYEGDGGWYCRSCVRAFKLKFLGIGVRA; translated from the coding sequence ATGAGCGAGCGAGCCGTCCCCTTCCACTGCCCGTACTGCGGCGAGGAGGACCTGGAGCCCTACGAGGGCGACGGCGGCTGGTACTGCCGGTCGTGCGTGCGCGCCTTCAAGTTGAAGTTTCTCGGAATCGGGGTGCGCGCGTGA
- a CDS encoding phosphoadenylyl-sulfate reductase produces MTLVEIEIGLRQQRSTFDLQDIVESASRFLEDASALEIIRWAAATFGDRLCLTASMADALLIDLVSRVKPGVDVLFIDTGYHFAETIGTRDAVQQVYDVNVINVKPSRTVAEQERDLGPRLFGRNPDLCCYLRKVEPLNRALEPYLAWVSGIRRDEAVTRSGIKVVEWDAKRQMVKINPIAGWTQDDVDNYMADNGVLINPLHYDNYPSIGCAPCTRQVAPGEDPRSGRWAGMGKTECGLHV; encoded by the coding sequence ATGACACTGGTGGAGATCGAGATCGGGTTACGGCAGCAGCGGAGTACGTTCGACCTGCAGGACATCGTCGAGTCGGCCTCCCGGTTCCTGGAGGACGCCTCGGCCCTGGAGATCATCCGCTGGGCGGCGGCGACCTTCGGCGACCGGCTCTGCCTGACCGCCTCCATGGCCGACGCCCTGCTGATCGACCTGGTCAGCCGGGTCAAGCCCGGCGTGGACGTGCTGTTCATCGACACCGGCTACCACTTCGCCGAGACGATCGGCACCCGTGACGCGGTCCAGCAGGTCTACGACGTGAACGTGATCAACGTGAAGCCGTCCAGGACCGTCGCGGAGCAGGAGCGCGACCTGGGCCCGCGCCTGTTCGGACGCAACCCCGACCTCTGCTGCTACCTGCGCAAGGTCGAGCCGCTCAACCGCGCGCTGGAGCCCTACCTCGCCTGGGTCTCCGGCATCCGCCGCGACGAGGCGGTCACCCGCTCCGGCATCAAGGTCGTGGAGTGGGACGCCAAGCGCCAGATGGTCAAGATCAACCCGATCGCCGGCTGGACGCAGGACGACGTCGACAACTACATGGCCGACAACGGGGTGCTGATCAACCCTCTGCACTACGACAACTACCCCTCGATCGGCTGCGCCCCCTGCACCCGCCAGGTCGCGCCGGGAGAGGACCCGCGCAGCGGCCGCTGGGCCGGGATGGGCAAAACCGAGTGCGGGCTGCACGTATGA
- a CDS encoding sirohydrochlorin chelatase yields the protein MTWRSPGAASVTPLIAVAHGSRDPRAAATVEDLLDLVRSARPELLVRTAYLDHATPTLPAALSGLTEAVVLPLLLTEAYHSRVDIPGALAEATARRPLLRVHPGATLGPHPLLVTALERRLAEAGVQPGEPGTAVVLVSAGSSDPRANATVAQVAGDWATRRGWRSVSAAYASAAGPTPEEVVLRLRRSGAARVVIAPYLLAPGHFADKIRRETLAAGADVVADVLGAAPELAAVLLERYDRAAHRQQVLATA from the coding sequence ATGACGTGGCGCTCCCCCGGCGCCGCTTCCGTGACACCGCTGATCGCGGTGGCGCACGGGTCCCGTGACCCGCGCGCCGCCGCGACCGTGGAGGACCTGCTCGACCTGGTACGGAGTGCGCGCCCGGAACTCCTCGTGCGCACCGCCTATCTCGACCACGCCACCCCGACGCTCCCTGCGGCGCTGTCCGGACTGACCGAGGCGGTGGTGCTGCCGCTGCTGCTCACCGAGGCCTACCACAGCCGGGTCGACATCCCCGGCGCGCTGGCCGAGGCGACGGCCCGCCGGCCCCTGCTGCGCGTGCACCCGGGCGCCACCCTGGGCCCGCACCCGCTGCTGGTCACCGCGCTGGAGCGGCGTCTGGCCGAGGCGGGGGTGCAGCCCGGCGAGCCCGGCACCGCCGTGGTGCTGGTCTCGGCCGGTTCCAGCGACCCGCGGGCCAACGCGACGGTCGCCCAGGTCGCCGGAGACTGGGCGACGCGACGCGGCTGGCGGTCGGTGAGCGCCGCCTACGCCTCGGCCGCCGGTCCCACCCCCGAGGAGGTGGTGCTGCGCCTGCGGCGCTCCGGGGCCGCCAGGGTCGTCATCGCCCCCTACCTGCTGGCCCCCGGCCACTTCGCCGACAAGATCCGCCGCGAGACCCTGGCCGCGGGCGCCGACGTCGTCGCCGACGTGCTGGGCGCCGCCCCGGAGCTCGCGGCGGTGCTGCTCGAACGCTACGACCGTGCCGCGCACCGGCAGCAGGTGCTCGCCACCGCCTGA
- a CDS encoding sigma factor, with protein sequence MRDRADFERYVEQRSARLLRTAYLLCRDWGTAEDPLQTALAKAWLAWRRVGDDPDPYVYRTINMLIEGMDDDFEGWEAQLSEAEPFPLKWSVSVREVIFPVCRDNVRRVDPRTGKVVLLRCEGEATAPPSVP encoded by the coding sequence ATGCGAGACCGGGCCGACTTCGAGCGCTACGTGGAGCAGCGCTCGGCCCGCCTGCTGCGGACCGCCTACCTGCTGTGCCGCGACTGGGGCACGGCGGAGGACCCGCTGCAGACGGCCCTGGCCAAGGCGTGGCTCGCCTGGCGGAGAGTGGGCGACGATCCGGACCCGTACGTCTACCGCACGATCAACATGCTGATCGAAGGGATGGACGACGACTTCGAGGGCTGGGAGGCACAGCTCAGCGAAGCGGAACCCTTCCCGCTGAAGTGGTCGGTCAGCGTGCGGGAGGTGATCTTCCCCGTCTGCCGGGACAACGTGCGCCGGGTGGACCCGAGAACCGGGAAGGTGGTCCTGCTGCGTTGCGAGGGCGAGGCCACCGCACCCCCGAGCGTGCCCTGA